The segment GGGCGTTTTGATGGAACCGTAGAAGCCAAAGAAGATGGTATCGTCGTTAACGGTAAGTTTATCCCCTGTTTTTCCATCAGAGATCCGGAACAGTTGCCCTGGGGAGAAAAAGGTATTGATTATGTAGTCGAGTCTACGGGCTTATTTACCACCCATGATACCGCCAGTAAACACCTTAAAGCCGGGGCTAAACGGGTAGTCATTTCTGCACCCACAAAAGACCCTGACCAAGTAAAAACTATTGTGATCGGGGTTAATGATTGTGAATATGACCCCGCTAAACATCAAATTGTTTCTAATGCTAGTTGTACCACCAATTGTTTAGCCCCCGTTGCTAAAGTGATTAATGACAACTTTGGGTTAGCAGAAGGGTTAATGACCACCGTTCACGCGATGACTGCCACTCAGCCTACCGTCGATGGACCTAGTAAGAAAGATTTTCGCGGTGGCAGGGGGGCAGCCCAAAATATTATTCCTGCCTCTACCGGGGCAGCAAAAGCGGTTACGTTGGTTATTCCTGAGTTAAAAGGCAAATTAACGGGGATGGCTTTTCGGGTTCCGACTCCTAATGTTTCTGTGGTTGACTTGACCTTTAAAACCGAAAAAACAACAAGCTATCAAGCGATTTGTGACGCGATGAAAGCAGCGTCACAAGGAGCCTTTAAAGGGATTTTAGGCTATACTGATGAAGAAGTTGTTTCCATGGATTTTACGGGGGATCATCATTCGAGTATTTTTGATGCCAATGCGGGTATTGAATTGAACTCGAATTTCTTTAAAGTTGTGTCTTGGTATGACAATGAATGGGGCTATTCTTCCCGGATGTTAGATTTAATGAAAATGATGGCAGCCAAGGAAGTGAAAGCCATGGCGGCTGTTTAATTTTGTTTAAAATATTCTAGAATTAGGGGCATCATCTATTATGCCCCTATAATTATTACTAGCAATAGGGTAAAATACAAAGGATTAAATTTTGATAGGCATATTTTTCTTATGACAACTGACTCTCTAATTCCCGTCGTCGTTAATGGGGCAGCCGGTAAAATGGGGCGTGAGGTAGTTAAAGCTGTCGCCCAAGCTGAGGATATGATGTTAGTAGGGGCAGTGGATTATAACCCTAACTATCGCGGACAGGATGTGGGAGAAGTGGCGGGATGTGGGGCGTTAGAAGTGCCGATTGTGGATGATTTACAGAGTATTTTAGTGTTAGCAACTCAGGAAAAAATACAAGGGGTAAT is part of the Rippkaea orientalis PCC 8801 genome and harbors:
- the gap gene encoding type I glyceraldehyde-3-phosphate dehydrogenase, with the protein product MTTVKVGINGFGRIGRLVFRAGIHNPDFEFLGINDLVPPDNIAYLLKYDSTHGRFDGTVEAKEDGIVVNGKFIPCFSIRDPEQLPWGEKGIDYVVESTGLFTTHDTASKHLKAGAKRVVISAPTKDPDQVKTIVIGVNDCEYDPAKHQIVSNASCTTNCLAPVAKVINDNFGLAEGLMTTVHAMTATQPTVDGPSKKDFRGGRGAAQNIIPASTGAAKAVTLVIPELKGKLTGMAFRVPTPNVSVVDLTFKTEKTTSYQAICDAMKAASQGAFKGILGYTDEEVVSMDFTGDHHSSIFDANAGIELNSNFFKVVSWYDNEWGYSSRMLDLMKMMAAKEVKAMAAV